The Brachyhypopomus gauderio isolate BG-103 chromosome 1, BGAUD_0.2, whole genome shotgun sequence genome includes the window AGTGAGAAAAGTGAGTAAATTGAGTATAGCGAGTATAGAGTATAGTGAGTATAGTGAACAGCCTTTCCTTTGTGATTGTGATTGTTCTTCCAGGCGTGGATGTGGAGATTGTGCTGAGTCTCCGGGTGATGAACCTGTCTCTGCAAAACGTGACCCTCCATAGCCACGTGAGCTGGAACGTGACCCTCCATAGCCACGTGAGCTGGAACGTGACCCTCCAGAGCCACGTAAGCTGGAACGTGACCACGCACGGCCACGAGAACTGGAACAGACTGCTTGCCGGATCTTTCCAGAATGTCTCGCAGGTCCACTGCTGCGATCGTCCATCAGACGAGGCCCGCAAGCTGCCGACGGGCCCTCGGAGACCAAACACGTCCCGACCCGTCGTGCCTTCAGAACGGCTCTCCTCCTCAACGGAGTCCAGCACCACGCCGTTGCCAGAACAACATGACTCCGCCTCCAGCCTCAGCCGCAGGTTGAACAGAAGCCAGTGCTTCCTCCACTACCCGGCAACAGCCGTTCCCACGACACCTGCTAGGAAAGGTGAGACACTCTGAACTGCTTGGTGACCTCGAGCTGTGTGTGAGACTTGATGAACCCATCTGCTATTCAAGAGGTCCATCATTTGTGCTCATTTAAACTGAATGTAGactgggggaggtgtgtgtgtgtgtgtgtgtggggggggggggggggggggttgtttggtTGGCATCTGAACTACAGTACATTTCTCCTAATGAAACACACTTGTAAATTACTGGACCAGAGAGGCTCTGCTCTGAGACTTTTTACAAGTGCCCCACAGGGTCTTTAATATCCTAATGTAggtaaaaggaaaataaaaatctcTCCACATCCATCCCATCTGCAGGGCATCTACTGCCTGTTACGCTCCAAGCTGGATGGTGATAACTCAAATAACATTCATGTAAGGgttaaaaaatctaattaaaaaatCACCATTATACTATATATGAACCATGCAGTGCTCTCACATataaacataaaaataaataaataaataataggaCATACGGAAACACACAAAGGACACTTAACAAAGACATGCTATGAAATTTTAATGCCACACTGCTTTTGTTGACAGTAAACGAACTGGTTATCTGTTGACTCTTGAAATAAGGTGTTTTTCAGAACAGAAAGGTTGGGGGCACTCTGACCTTTCGTACTTTGAGTCTCCTGAGTACACGTCCTTTAAAACTTCAGCATTTTTTGTGAGGGATATGGTGGTCACCTCCTAAATCCAAGAAAACGCGCTACACATTGAATTACAAttccactccccacccccatcctcacatcctcccactctctcgctctctgtagaaatgtaaaggttgcCAAAGCCGTCTTTTATCCTCCTTATTGATTCTGGCAAAGGGGGAGACTTTATACTTCAACTTCACCACTAATAAATACATCACCACAATAGGCTACATCGCTCTAGGCTAAGAGCTGGCCTGCTTCAAGACCACAAACCTTTCAGGGTCATTCAACATGATTATGTTACTGTGGATTTGGACTGTAAAACCGATACACGTAAGGCAAAATTAATAATGCTAATAGACATTCGTTAGGTGACGAATTTTACATGCATGTTCTTCATTGTCTCTTCCCTTCTCGGTGTATTTTCAGGGAGGCGGTGGTGCAATACTGCCACTGTGTGGCTGTTTCTGGTACTGATTGTGGTCATAGTGGTCCTTATGAGTGTTGTGGttcaggtgtacacacacaggagtTCCTGTCACAGTAAGTGCTATTACATCACATCCATTTCAAGAACAACCACAAGGAAATACCACTCTGTTGCCTTGAGTTCACCTAAGACGACTTAAATACCATCCATTTTCTCAATGTCTCTCacgttctctctcccctcatctctctctttttctttctctcggTCTCTAGAACAGGCTTTAGGCCTACCTGTCCCATCCACTGCAAGCAACCCAAAAAGGTCttctaaacaaaaaaataaatgtgagTTAGTCAAAAATGAAAGAAGCACTTCAACATAGTGTGATTTTAGCAGATTTAAGACTTGCACTATGTTCTAAGATCACTTTAACGTGTCACTGTATGATGTAACCAGTTCTAAAGCTGGGTCACAATGTCGCTGTATGACGTAAGCAGTTCTAATGCCACTTTAACGTGTCACTGTTTGATATAATCAGTTCTGACGTTGGGTCATAATGTCACTGTATGACCTAAGCAGTTCAAAGGCCACCTCAGCTATCAATatttagtttcattttattttatttttaaaggtaAATTGATTTGGTATAGTATCACTTCATTCATGAGTTCTGTCAAAGTCCTCTAATGCCATTTTAAaaattcttttgtttttttagcATTAGGTGATTTGCCAGATGGTTTCCATACagaaggtatgtgtgtgtgtgtgtgtgtgtgtgtgtgtgtgtgtgtgtgtgtgtgtgtgtgtgtgtgtaccagcagACATTGCATTGTTTACATTCCTACTTTCACACAGTGAAAACAAATGCATCCTTGCTAACAACAAAAACTTGCAACTGGTCTTCTCTAGATGtgaaacctgcacacacattctCATTCTTATTATAAAACAAAGCCAGTGCTTTTCCTGCCCTTTCAGGACATTTTACAGCTCTCagaggtaaaaaaaacaatataaataaataaacaccaaGCACCTTGAGGTTTCTGTGAGAAGACCGCACAGATGTGTTTCGTCCCCTCCTCAGAAGTGGGTTTGGGGAGCCGGGTTTTTCTCGGCAGTGGGAGATCATGTCTTATTGCTAATGTTATTAGAGCCGGCAGCCTTTAAAGTGTCTCTCtcgtggtgtgggtgtgtctgcagATGAAGTGCTGTTCGTGGAGAAGCCTGGGGCAGATCACTCAcgaggtaaaaaaaattaataaataagaaGAAGGGGGCCTCGTCCCAAATTCCTCATTCTGGCCTTTGTACTAATCAGCCATGCCAGCCTTGAAGTGAAGATCAAACACCCTCTCTAGGGCCCTTTAGGCTTTGGACAGTTATCTTAACCATAAATGGCTGGTGACAGGACAAGCTGTTCCTCCTGTTGAGGAGAAACAGATCTGACGTGACTGGTATGGCAGTAGGGTAATTCAACCAGCACCCTAATGGCACCTCAGTTAGTTCTACAGAGCTTCTGAATCCGGTCCAGCCAGTGTACACACTCACCATCTTCCAGGTCCTGTACAATCCTGACTACAGGATCTGGTTCAGGTCCTGGGATAGAGAAAAGACCCGGACTGGATTAGCATCCCTATAGACTGGACTGAACTTCTGGGTGCATAGCTACAAATAGCTACACTGTACAGACCGTACTGAAATTCATGTGAAACCCTCACTGCACAAGTTGTAGACTGGACTGCACTCTGGGAACTGATATGTAACTCCACACAGACTTCATTGCAAGGTTCAAGGCACATCTCTCTGGCTGATTTATGTCTCATTGCTCAAATAATGCTTAATAAGTTTTGTTTCTGAAGATCTTCTTGGAATGCCAGTTCCATCAGATCTGGTTAGGGTTCATGTGGACATACTGTATAAGAATATGTGTGTGAATCACTGTTTTTCATAATATCCATTTCTCCATTTGTTCTGTTTCCTCAGGGCTCTACCCAATTAACGAGACATCTAGTAACGAGACGTCTAGTAATGAGATGTCTGGTAACGAGATGTCTGGTAGGATTACTATCTGTACTGTTAATATTTGTTTACTAATCTTACTTGAACTATGTCCTAACAGAAGATTAACAATATTAAAAAGTGGATATTCATGGACGCCTGAaccgtgtgcatgtatgtgtgtgtatgtgtctgtgtgtgtgtgtggtgcgtgtgtgtggtgtgttaaatCTTTCAGTAGATGAAGATGAGGGTGATGATATATTTGATGACACAGTGGCAGATGAAGGTGCGTAGACCAGAGAGAAGGATGTGTAGAGGAAGTACTGAGAAAGGTTCTGAATTATTTAAATCCCAGAACGCCAGGCCGCCTCCCACCCTGCCCATATACGAGATACAGAAGCAAACGTCCCGCATACCTAAACGAGTACCTTTAATATTAATCATGGCAATCAAAAGTTCTAAATGACTCCAAGTAGCTACAACGAATTAAAACCCACAGGAGTAACTGAGAAGGGAAGAAGTAAAATGAAAACCCGACGTTAAGGGGTCAGTAGCTTTTCTACAGTCTCTGAACTTGTATTAATATGCACATAAATGCAGTCTAAAAACAAAGCACATGGTTATGTTGTGAACTACAGTGAGTCCAGTCACTCATAACCTTTCAATGGGAAAACCTTACGTTTGGGCAGTAGTCACCTCCTTGTGGAAATATAGATTTAAATACACCCGTCACTGTATATTTATCAGTATTTTAtgtttaaaattacattttaaaatcatGTCATACAAAATATATGCCCCCAAACCAGTGTTGTGACACTGTCTCATAGGGTTTATTATTATCTCACAGGTTCTAAGGAGTCTTTGGATATCGGCCAGATACCAGCACACGCTGAGTTTGACTTCTTAAGTAAGTGACCCAATGCACAATAGTGAGTATGTTCTCACCTTCAGCTGAAATAGCCCACAAAATAGCCAACTGAGTGAATTAATCAGTGCATGAGCCACACCTCCCCGATGGCTCGTGGGTGTTTTACGGTGGTGCAAGAATATTTGGATGAATTTTCACTTACTGAGATTTTGTACCAACTaatgacctctctctctctctctctctctctctttctagcTCACCTACATCACCGTGTACATTCATTTTCTTATGACAAAGATGGAGGGATGTAAACAAAACAGAGGAGAAAAAGAACCACTTGTGCCTTTGTGAGGAAAATATCCTCTTTCTCGATattatttcagtattattacGTTGTCAGAAAAAAAACTTTAGTTTACAAACAAATGTCCTTAAAGACTTCCTGTTGAATGTATAgagattttgtatttttgtactCATTTTGTTCAGTTAAGGTTGATAATAGTTTAATAGTTTGAATGTGTACAAAAGTTGATGTTGTAACGCTTGACACAAaggaaacaaaagcaaacaGTCTTGGGTCCCTTCTTGTTCCATTAGATGGACACAGATCCTGTAATGTTTGGCAATGTTTACTGTGATCTCTTGTTTGTACTGGGTAATTATACTGTAAGAAATGGAGAATACCACTTGCTTTGAGGTTTCTGTGTAATTAaggaataaaacatttttataaatcccTGCACACCTTATTATTGGAGATATAAATATGTGTATTACATGACTGTATTTGACACTCAATACTAGCAATCCATGGCTGAACATGTGAGAGGTACGCAGTCTACGTCACTCACCTTGTTATGATACTTCTGCTGCTGCAGTGTTGGACAAACACCATCGTCAAGAGAATAGCGCCATTTCTTGACCTGGGATTATCCAAAATCAAACAATGCAGCAGAAGTCATGAGTACAGTAAAGATGCTCCTCTGTTGAACATACAATTATAAAATATTACTATCAAAACAGCAGAGAGAAAAGGTCAAAATGTTTCTTTCAACACCAGTTTAATACCAAGATTGTCACACAAGTCCTAAAAGTAGATAAAATGAAGCAAGTCaggcaaaacagacaaaaatattaAGAGTATCATTTATTTAGTAAGAAAAATTATCAAGTATGTATTTCCTGTGAGTGGCAAAAGTAAGTGAACATAAAGGATTTTCAGATTATGAAGATGAAATGTGAGTCAGATATTCCCAATCTGACTTTCAGGTGTGTGCATCAGGGATCTAAGAAAGTCTGGCACAAGCAAAGGCGATTTCTGAGAACCTCAGAAGGACAATTGTTGATTGTTATCAGTCTGGAAAAGATTACAAAACCATCTCTAAAGAGTTTGGAGCAAGCCACAGTCATACAGATTGTGTACAAATGTTAGGACATTGAAGACCAACACTAAGAACATGGCGTGTAAGAGTCCATGATGTCACAAAGGGACCTCGTCCCTTCTGTGAAACATGGTGGCGGTAGCTTCATTATTAGTTCattacttttgcttcttttttttttttttttccaaagatttgggattttaaaggattttatcctgcactggtctgtggatgtgcaataaatatcaaaagttaaacacctttctgatctactcatttcaactgactgtgaaaactgctttttcaaaaaaaatccttattcattggaatataacttttttttttactgtaacacaaatagttactttccctggtaacgagttacttttattatagagtaattcagttactaactcagttactttttgaacaagtagtgagtaactataactaattacttttttaaagtaacgttcccaacactgctaagCACAGAAGTTGTTATACCACAGAATGGTTAAAGAAGAATAAAGTTAAGGTTTTGGAATGGCCAAGTCTTGACCGTAATCCAGTAAAATGTGGAAGTACGTGAAGCAAGCAGTTAATGGGTCGCAACACACCAAGATACCAAGTTTTTCTTCCAAGCCAATATGCAAcaattcataataataataataataaacaatgttaAAATGCCGTTTTTGCTTCACGAGAGGTTCCCACCAGGTACTGAAAGCAAAGGCTCACATACTTTTACCACCACAGATACAGATACTGAAATAACTGACCATTTTGATCAATGCATAAATGAGCGTCTAATGTTTCACATTTGAGTTGGTTCTCTGTATCTAATTATAGGACTTGTTTGACAGTCTAATGAAGTCCGCTCAAATCTATGTAGAAATATGGGAACTTCTAAAGGGATCACAAAAATTCAAACACCACAAGTCCCATTTACACtgtgtctgattgttatggtaTTTTACGTCATTGCTTTGTTTTCGCCTGTTGCAAGATTTAAGAACTTGTAAGATTTAGTAACCTGTAACgtttagccccgcccccacctgtctaTCTTGTGTTTGGTTCCCTTTagcccctcctctctctgtcactgctttgttttggtttgtccATGTGTTGGTTGTCCATATTTGCATCCAGCCTCCACCTACTAAACTTTACAGAACCATAATCCAGTAGGAAAGTATTTTGTGTACAAATTCATATGAGGACGTAGCACCATAATTACACAAGAAATTGCATGGTGAATAGCAGGAAATGACGCTGTAAAACAGGGGCTGTAGTATAAAACATTGCTGTTATTCATTTATTGACTTGACATGCAGTGCATGGACAGTATTAATTAAGGCAGATAGATCACTACCAAACACTTTGTCTGATGAACTTTGGTGACAAGAAGAGTGGTTTACAGTCTTCAGAAAAGCTCTTCAGAGCCTGCTCTTTTTACATAATCTTCAGATGAAATATCCAAGGTGTTGCCTCGAAGAATTATGTTCACACTGAACTTTCCCAAAGCGAATATCACATAGCAGCAGCTGGGACACCCACAGCCTGCAGGAGGCACATGGTCAGGAGCAGACAGCTGGGATCGAACCCTGTCCTTCAGCGCCAGACTTTATGGTCTTGGCTGTAGCTGAATAGCCAGCAtggtaaagcactttgtgaatGTAAAACTGCTAAACTTACATTGCTAACATACAGCAATACACACTAGCAAAGCACTTCGGTTGTATTTTATATCATTCTTAGGCTATTCAGAAAAAATGACAAATTTAATTAACTTACAGATGAACAGTTCAAAGTTAAATAGATATTCACTAATTGGGTCGTGAGTCCAACCGAACAGAATCCACAACACTAAACAAAAATCTGTTGGTTAGTCTGACAGAAATGTTTTTGGTAGATACAGAATGAAGACACAGAAATGCTTTCTGTAGACATAGAACGAAGACTTAAAAGTCGCCGGGAGACGTCTTAACTTTTCAGGGGGGAAGATTCTAGAATCTTCTACGTGGTTCTATAACTGGATTGTTAATAATTTTTAGTTGTGACTATATAACGTATGAAAGCATCTCTAGAAATATTCATTAGGTAActtcaataaatatataatataaaatattggcATAAGCATGAACActgttatttttgtctttttataTAGAAGCTAAATTAGTAGTTAGTTTTAAGAAGATCATTTAAGGTCAATTATACAATCAGTCATTTTCATCTGCATTTGTTCATACAGTAATGGGACACATTTAGAGTTACAGTATGTTACATGGACAGACACTAATAGCTTCTTAAATAAGTTATCAGTTCATAGACTACTTTCTAAATTACTTAAGAACCTTTGCATGTGGTCTGCTGTACACTTGTATAGTGACTTGCAGCAAATTGCACTGATACAGGAGTTCATAAAGGAAATCCCCACaccgcccaacacacacacacacacacacacacacacacacacacacacacacacacacacacacacagggcgcGTGGGTCAGTCTGTTGGAGGTTGTGGGTTGGCGTGAGCTGGTCTGGTCTGGATGTGGGAGATCTGTAGCACTGGCAGCAAGAGCTGGAACGCGTTCTGGATGTATGTAGTACTGTTAGAGCCCTGGGGacgggaaacacacacacacacacacacacacgcacacacacacacacacacgcgcacacacacacacacgcacacacacacacacgcacacacacacacacatacaaatacacacacacacacacacacacacacaaatacacacacacacacacacacacccgcacacacacacccgcacacacacacccgcacacacacacccgcacacacacacacacgcgcacacacacacacacgcgcacacacacacacaaatacacacacacacacacccacacacatacacacacacacacacacacacacgcacacacacacacacacacacacacacacacacacacacaaatacatgcacTCACGTAAATCTGAAGGTGAGGCTATTATGACTTATTATTATGATGATTCTTATCTTTACTTtcattatatatgtgtgtgtgtgtgtgtgtgtgtgtgtgtgtgtgtgtgtgtgtgtgtgtgtgtgtgtgtgtgtgtgtgtgtgtgtgtgtgtgttattacctCAAGCACCACACAGTTCACCAGAGGATTCAGTTCTTCTGCCTTAGCCTGACTCTGAAAGAGGGATAGTGGGGTTAGTCTTAAACATAAAACTGTGAGTAACACACCCAGACGTTAGACCTGTAGTCTCCTGTAGGGCCCCAGTGTGAGTCAGTCAGGTGTGTATGGACCTgaatctgacctctgacctgtcaCACTCACCCCTACTGCCACAAGTGTCTCGGAAAACATGTGTGCCAAGCAGTCCACCTCCTTGCACATTGCACAAGTCAACctgaaaggtcagaggtcaaaggttaCAAAGTTTAGAAAAGAGTAGCCAATAAAAAATAATGGGTTAAACAAGCACCCATTGTTGTGCTTGAACCCAACAAAGAAAGAAATCTTAATCTACTGCTTTAGTGCAtgccccatacacacacacacacacacacacacacacacacacacacacacacacacctggagagTACTCtggcctgctgtactgctgGTTTCTCCACATCTTGGCCGTGCAGAATCAGCTCTGCCAGTTTGTGTAGCTGCTCTATACTGCGAGCAGTCACCTCTGCAAGACTGCCTACCGAGGACAgaaacacactctacacacacaccaccaccaccacacacatatacacacacacacacgatcaa containing:
- the LOC143523032 gene encoding uncharacterized protein LOC143523032 isoform X2, with product MTRTTVVKLTVFIFLAFIVCLPEFFPSDTEIQIRFSCLPFDPCDTTSGRGPNDDGQDCEQTTLEFGEKGGVRRLCKEVLKNTTNQDEPVKDWFVCETQTDLQSLHGNASLSGVDVEIVLSLRVMNLSLQNVTLHSHVSWNVTLHSHVSWNVTLQSHVSWNVTTHGHENWNRLLAGSFQNVSQVHCCDRPSDEARKLPTGPRRPNTSRPVVPSERLSSSTESSTTPLPEQHDSASSLSRRLNRSQCFLHYPATAVPTTPARKGRRWCNTATVWLFLVLIVVIVVLMSVVVQVYTHRSSCHKQALGLPVPSTASNPKRSSKQKNKSLGDLPDGFHTEDEVLFVEKPGADHSRGLYPINETSSNETSSNEMSGNEMSDEDEGDDIFDDTVADEGSKESLDIGQIPAHAEFDFLTHLHHRVHSFSYDKDGGM
- the LOC143523032 gene encoding uncharacterized protein LOC143523032 isoform X1, coding for MTRTTVVKLTVFIFLAFIVCLPEFFPSDTEIQIRFSCLPFDPCDTTSGRGPNDDGQDCEQTTLEFGEKGGVRRLCKEVLKNTTNQDEPVKDWFVCETQTDLQSLHGNASLSGVDVEIVLSLRVMNLSLQNVTLHSHVSWNVTLHSHVSWNVTLQSHVSWNVTTHGHENWNRLLAGSFQNVSQVHCCDRPSDEARKLPTGPRRPNTSRPVVPSERLSSSTESSTTPLPEQHDSASSLSRRLNRSQCFLHYPATAVPTTPARKGRRWCNTATVWLFLVLIVVIVVLMSVVVQVYTHRSSCHKQALGLPVPSTASNPKRSSKQKNKSLGDLPDGFHTEDEVLFVEKPGADHSRGLYPINETSSNETSSNEMSGNEMSVDEDEGDDIFDDTVADEGSKESLDIGQIPAHAEFDFLTHLHHRVHSFSYDKDGGM